The DNA segment ACGCCCTATGGCAACTCTGACATCGTAAGCAGCACCCTTCGTAAACCCTAGGGTACTCATACAGGTTGTAACAGTAAGGGCACATCGTCCAGAAGGTCGACAATCTCAGCCGTTGATCCTCCACGCTCTCGTTCGCGCCGCTACTGAAACTAATGTTGCTATTCCTGTAGAGGTCCTTCCTATTAATCGGCGGCTGGCTACGGCGGACCGGCAGTTTCGGTTGCTGCAGGTTGAGATCGACCTTCGCGAAGATGCCGAGCTCGTTGTCGTAGGTTGACTTCCTGGAGTTGTCGTTGAAGACGGCCCAGGCGTCGGCAACGAGCTTGAAAGCCTGATCGGCGAGAGGGAACTTGTTCTTGTCCGGGTGGAGAAGCAGAGCGAGCCTACGGTACTGCTTCTTGATGAGATCTGGATCTTCAGATCTGCGGTCAATCTGGAGGATGGAATACCAGTCGTGGTGGTTGTTTATACGTTTCTCCGCAGCGAGGAGAACGTCGACAACGGCCAAGATCTGATCTGATCCCTCAAGAAGGGGCTCCGTCTCCTGGGCCAAGATTGCGAAGTCTCTCGAACCCACAAGATCTCGGTTGTGTAGGAGCTTCTCGGCGATTCCTAGTAATCTTTCGGCTTCGGCTCTCGGGTTGTCTTCCATTGCCGCCGTGTTTATGTCCTCCGCAAATGATGTTTTGGGGCTGGTGACTCGGTGAGTGGGGACTCTGCTTTTTCTTACGATAACAAATGGACAATAGCTGTGGGcgtaaattgaaaaaaaaaaaaaaaaaaaaaaaaaaatacaaaaaaaatagaaaaattacatcattttttttttaaaattaccttAAGCTATCAAAATCAACCACACACTTAGTATTAGAGAAATAAATGTTCTGTGCTGTCATGTAATCGtcgtttaattattttaaaaatagtaaataattataagatttatataataaaaaattaattttttaataatataaattaccATGCTGCCTAAATGAAACCCACCTTTCGTTTTCTAATTGGTTTGttgatgtattttattttagtttattttattgtcaAAGTCCAATAATAACagtaaagtttttcttttttcctccaaTAATAACAGCATAGTTGAATGATTCATGGTGACattagggctgagcagaaatccgaaaatccgactccgactccgactccgctccggctccgctccgactccgctccgactccgacaagtcggagtcggagtcggagttttttcccccctagaagtcggagtcggagtcggagtcggaggtggagctgtaccgactccgctccgatccgactccgactccgactccgatactccgactccgactccgactccgactccgactccgactccgacttccaatccgactccgactccgactcccaatccgactccgactccgactcccaCTCCGACTTCGAATCCGAATCcgcctccgactccgactccgactccgatattgtgcatattttataaaaatatgtgttatcaatatattaacatctaataaataataatgtataaacattataatgaataatataagttaatatagttagtataagttaatttacattactaatttactataagttactataagttaatatagttattagttacactataagttactgattactataccttatatagttaatttacattactaatttactataactCTATAAGttattggttatgtatttttaagttactataagttactatataagttactatataagttactatagcttattttatattttacattactagtttactataagtcaatatataatatatagtcatattatatataatatatagttatatatatactatatatattaagggcttatatagtatatagttactatactatgtattttttatgcattactcacatatatttatatgttttatataactataccttatatagttaattgacattactaatttactataagttactatataagttactatagcttattttatattttatattactaatttaatataagttaatgtagactatatagttactatataagttactatagcttattttatattttataatttacattactagtttactataagttaatatataatatatagttatattatatataattatagattatatatatactattcctatatatattaagggcttatataatatatagttactatactatttattttttatacattaatcatatatatttacatataatatataactataccttatatagttaatttacattactaattatatataagttactatataagttactatatatactataatatatatagttatacttatatactataatatatatagttatatattaacttattatatagttaatttacattactaattatatataagttactatataagttactatataagttactatatatactatatataatatatatactataatatatatagttatacttatatactataatatatatagttatatattaacttactaattaactatacttatataatatatatatatatagttatacttatatactataatatatatagttatatattaacttactaattaactatacttatataatatatatatatatatagttatattatatataatagtatagttatattagttaatatatatagtattaaatcaaaattattaaGAAGTTAAGAACTTAAGAGTTATTGAGTTAAGACCGATTTTtagagtttttttaaaaaagaaaaaaaaaaaaaacccaaaagggGCCAAAAATACCAAAAGCCCCCTCCCCCCATACGGAAATAAAGTAACTTACTTTAGTTACTTAGGGTTTCTactccaacacccaagtcctgAAGTCCAGAAATATTGAAACGGCGCCCAAGCTCCCACTCCCAGCCTTCAACAACCCCAGCCCAAGCTTCTCCggtatctcttctctctctctctctctctctctctctctctagtattTTATTCATGGATATGGGTTTTATTCATGGATAttggttgatttattttttatttctcttttaaatgctaTGGGTTTGGTTGTTGATTGTTGATTTGTTGCTTGGTTGTTGATTAATAATTGGTTGTTCATATGAATTGCGGTTGAGCCTCATCAAGTGGTTCCTAATCAGGAATCGCTGCCCCTCTTGAGATCTCTGCATCAAACAGGACTACCTAGATGATTTTCCAAGGGCCACAGTAGGCATTgcatttcaagttttcaaccatGCAAATCCACTTTAAATGATTGATTCAATTCAATATTgagcaatttaaatttttttatagattagGGAATTTGCAATCAAATATGAGACAAAGACCAGGTTGTATTTTGCTTGGCCTCTAAAATCATGCTGTCAAACTAAGTACCAAAGTCATAAAACTATAGAAATCAATGCTAAGCTCATCCAAACTTTCATGGATCCTAGAAACATAAGAACGAAAAGAATACCAAATTCAGATTGGTTTATTTTTCACAAATCTAGATCATTTAAAATTCTAGATCATTTAAAATTCTACAGAGTTCATGAttgaatggtttttttttttttttcaaacaacaaTTTGAGAtcgtagaaaaaaaaaattatgaacaaCTAAACAATTTGAAATCTTGGGCTGAGGATAAAATCTTGGGGCAGGCCCATATTAATGCTATTTCCTTTCCAATTAGTTCAGGaatgtattttgtttatgtttatcttattttgttgtGTTCTACAGTTCTAGTTATTAAATCATGGATATGGAAGGCACAAACACTCCTACATCCACA comes from the Carya illinoinensis cultivar Pawnee chromosome 8, C.illinoinensisPawnee_v1, whole genome shotgun sequence genome and includes:
- the LOC122274175 gene encoding uncharacterized protein LOC122274175; translation: MEDNPRAEAERLLGIAEKLLHNRDLVGSRDFAILAQETEPLLEGSDQILAVVDVLLAAEKRINNHHDWYSILQIDRRSEDPDLIKKQYRRLALLLHPDKNKFPLADQAFKLVADAWAVFNDNSRKSTYDNELGIFAKVDLNLQQPKLPVRRSQPPINRKDLYRNSNISFSSGANESVEDQRLRLSTFWTMCPYCYNLYEYPRVYEGCCLRCQSCHRAFEAVLITSLPPLVPGQDAYYCCWGAFPMGFVGGNSDSAGKSTVAGGARFPNWTPSTKENVRNDGTPLTAVGVGNSLELRPAPRKRGRPRKNPVQPR